A DNA window from Limanda limanda chromosome 6, fLimLim1.1, whole genome shotgun sequence contains the following coding sequences:
- the LOC133002927 gene encoding extracellular calcium-sensing receptor-like has translation MAHPPAFSMDGDYVVGGVFSIHYYMNTVRYNYTTMPEPLRCTGSIDSHVLRFSRAMIFAIEEINNSSNLLPGVKLGYHIYDSCASVQMAVRLAFQLSNGQDPEFSLGNDHNCSQSGMVMAIVGESGSTPSISMSRVLGPFNIPQVSHFATCACLSNKKQYPSFFRTIPSDKYQADALAKLVKHFGWTWIGAVRSDSDYGNNGMASFLDAAHREGICVEYSESFYRNNPRSKIQRVAEVIRRSTATVIVAFVASGDMRILLEELSREPSPPRQWLGSEGWVTDSQLLRFSLCAGAIGIGIQQAVIPGLRDFLLDLPPTKVSASPVLTEFWESEFDCRLDQSAATGESLCDGTEDIQTLQSPYTDTSQLRITNMVYKAVYAIALAIHNAVCQKTNSKRACDKLTRIEYKQVLDELKKVSFSKNGYDVSFDANGDPVATYELVSWQRRASGSIELVTVGHYNASLPVGQEFHIIRNFTWMEGGTQVPASVCTDSCPAGTRKVLQRGKPICCYDCVPCPEGEISNATDSPDCFPCSDEFWPNPERNTCLPKPVEFLSIHEVLGIILAAFSVGGAFLTIITAAVFFCHRTSPIVRANNSELSFLLLFSLTLCFLCSLTFMGAPSEWSCMLRHTAFGITFVLCISCVLVKTIVVLMAFKATLPGRNIMKWFGPPQQRMTVVSFTFIQVLICIIWLVVSPPFPMKNLTTYKERIILECALGSAIGFWAVLGYIGLLAFFCFVLAVLARKLPDNFNEAKLITFSMLIFCTVWITFIPAYVSSPGKFTVAVEIFAILASSFGLILCIFAPKCYIILFNPEKNTKKHLMNKNES, from the exons ATGGCTCATCCACCTGCCTTCTCAATGGATGGGGACTATGTGGTTGGGGGGGTTTTCTCCATTCACTACTACATGAACACAGTGAGATATAACTACACCACAATGCCTGAGCCTCTGAGGTGCACGGGGAG CATCGACTCCCATGTGCTGCGCTTCTCACGTGCCATGATCTTTGCCATTGAGGAGATCAACAACAGCTCGAACCTGCTGCCGGGCGTCAAGCTCGGTTACCACATCTACGACTCGTGCGCCTCAGTGCAGATGGCGGTGCGTCTGGCCTTCCAGCTCTCCAACGGTCAGGATCCGGAGTTCAGCCTCGGTAACGACCACAACTGCTCCCAGTCCGGAATGGTGATGGCCATCGTTGGTGAGTCCGGCTCCACGCCATCCATCAGCATGTCGCGCGTCCTTGGGCCCTTTAACATCCCTCAA GTGAGCCACTTTGCCACGTGCGCCTGCCTCTCCAACAAGAAGCAGTACCCGAGTTTCTTCAGGACGATCCCCAGTGACAAGTATCAGGCCGACGCGCTGGCCAAACTGGTCAAACACTTCGGCTGGACGTGGATCGGTGCTGTGCGTTCGGATTCAGACTATGGCAACAATGGCATGGCGTCTTTCCTGGACGCAGCGCACAGAGAGGGCATCTGCGTGGAGTACTCTGAGTCTTTCTACCGCAACAACCCGCGCAGCAAGATCCAGAGAGTGGCTGAAGTGATCCGCAG GTCGACAGCCACAGTTATTGTGGCCTTCGTAGCCTCTGGAGACATGAGGATCCTGTTGGAGGAGCTGTCCCGagagccttctcctcctcgtcagTGGTTAGGAAGCGAGGGCTGGGTGactgactcacagctgctgAGGTTCTCCCTCTGTGCCGGGGCCATCGGAATTGGCATCCAGCAAGCTGTCATCCCCGGCCTGAGGGACTTCCTGCTGGATCTGCCCCCCACCAAAGTGTCTGCGTCCCCGGTGCTGACTGAGTTCTGGGAGAGTGAATTTGACTGCAGGCTGGACCAGA GTGCAGCCACAGGAGAGAGTCTATGTGATGGAACTGAAGACATACAGACGCTCCAGAGCCCGTACaccgacacatctcagctccgCATCACTAACATGGTGTACAAGGCTGTTTATGCAATAGCTCTTGCCATTCATAACGCAGTGTGTCAGAAAACGAACTCTAAAAGAGCGTGTGACAAACTCACCAGGATAGAGTACAAACAG GTTCTTGATGAGCTGAAGAAAGTCAGTTTTTCCAAAAACGGTTATGATGTGTCGTTTGATGCCAATGGAGACCCGGTGGCCACATATGAGCTGGTCAGCTGGCAAAGAAGAGCGAGTGGCAGCATTGAGTTGGTGACAGTCGGGCACTACAATGCGTCGCTGCCGGTCGGCCAGGAATTCCACATCATCAGGAACTTCACGTGGATGGAGGGTGGCACACAG gtGCCTGCTTCAGTGTGCACGGACAGCTGCCCTGCAGGAACTCGTAAAGTGCTGCAGAGAGGGAAACCCATCTGCTGCTATGACTGTGTACCATGTCCTGAGGGAGAGATAAGCAATGCTACAG attcTCCTGATTGCTTCCCCTGCTCTGACGAGTTCTGGCCCAACCCAGAGAGAAACACGTGTCTCCCTAAGCCTGTAGAGTTTCTCTCCATCCATGAGGTCCTGGGAATCATCCTGGCTGCGTTCTCTGTTGGCGGCGCGTTTCTAACCATCATAACAGCGGCCGTCTTCTTTTGTCACAGGACGTCTCCGATCGTCCGGGCGAACAACTCTGAgctgagcttcctgctgctgttctcGCTGACTTTGTGTTTCTTATGTTCACTAACTTTCATGGGAGCGCCCTCTGAGTGGTCCTGCATGCTACGACACACTGCGTTCGGCATCACCTTCGTCCTTTGCATATCTTGTGTTCTTGTGAAAACTATAGTGGTGTTAATGgcctttaaagcaacacttccAGGTCGCAACATCATGAAATGGTTTGGCCCTCCGCAGCAAAGAATGACTGTTGTGTCTTTCACGTTTATTCAAGTTCTAATATGTATCATTTGGTTGGTTGTCAGTCCCCCTTTTCCAATGAAAAACCTGACCACATACAAGGAGAGAATCATCCTGGAGTGTGCGTTGGGTTCAGCCATTGGGTTCTGGGCTGTGCTCGGGTACATAGGCCTGTTGGCCTTCTTTTGCTTCGTGTTAGCCGTCCTAGCTCGGAAGCTCCCTGATAATTTTAATGAGGCAAAGCTAATAACGTTCAGCATGTTGATATTCTGTACCGTCTGGATCACTTTTATTCCAGCTTACGTCAGCTCTCCTGGTAAATTCACTGTGGCTGTGGAGATATTTGCCATCCTGGCCTCCAGCTTTGGATTAATTCTGTGCATATTTGCTCCAAAGTGTTACATCATATTGTTTAATCCCGAAAAGAACACCAAGAAACATTTGATGAACAAGAATGAATCCTAG